A region from the Solibacillus sp. FSL H8-0523 genome encodes:
- the lpdA gene encoding dihydrolipoyl dehydrogenase codes for MVVGDFPIELDTLVVGSGPGGYVAAIRAAQTGQKVTIVERGALGGVCLNVGCIPSKALISVGHRFEHAQHSDDMGVVASDVKLDWSKAQAFKDGVVKKLVGGVEGLLKGNKVDILKGEAYFVDGNTVRVIDGDKAQTYTFKNAILATGSRPIEIPTFKFTNRVVSSTGALSFPEVPGKLVVIGGGYIGTELGSAYANLGSQVTIIEGGKDILAGFEKQMTQIVKKGLKKKGVEVVVGASAKGVEENENGVIVTYEAGGEEKTVEADYVLVTVGRRPNTNEIGLEEIGIKFAERGLLEVDNQGRTSVPNIYAIGDIVAGPQLAHKASYEGKVAAEAIAGEPSIVDYLAIPAVCFTDPEMATVGYSEEQAKQEGIEVKAAKFPFAANGRALALNATDGFVKLVARKEDGLLIGAQIVGVGASDMIAEMATAIEAGMTAEDIALTIHAHPTLGEITMEAAEVLLGNPIHIVAK; via the coding sequence ATGGTAGTAGGAGATTTCCCAATCGAACTAGATACTCTTGTAGTAGGTTCAGGCCCTGGTGGTTATGTTGCTGCAATTCGCGCAGCACAAACAGGTCAAAAAGTTACAATCGTAGAGCGTGGAGCATTAGGTGGCGTTTGTTTAAACGTTGGCTGTATCCCATCAAAAGCTTTAATTTCTGTAGGTCACCGTTTTGAACATGCACAACACTCTGACGATATGGGTGTTGTAGCATCAGACGTTAAATTAGACTGGTCTAAAGCACAAGCATTCAAAGACGGCGTTGTTAAAAAATTAGTAGGCGGCGTTGAAGGCTTATTAAAAGGAAATAAAGTAGACATCTTAAAAGGTGAAGCTTATTTCGTAGATGGCAACACTGTACGTGTAATTGATGGCGATAAAGCACAAACTTACACATTCAAAAATGCAATCTTAGCAACAGGATCTCGTCCAATCGAAATCCCAACGTTCAAATTCACAAACCGTGTAGTATCTTCTACAGGTGCGTTATCATTCCCTGAAGTACCAGGTAAATTAGTTGTAATCGGTGGCGGTTACATCGGTACTGAGCTAGGTTCTGCTTATGCTAACTTAGGTTCTCAAGTAACAATTATCGAAGGCGGCAAAGACATCTTAGCTGGTTTCGAAAAACAAATGACACAAATCGTTAAAAAAGGTCTTAAGAAAAAGGGCGTTGAAGTAGTAGTAGGCGCATCTGCTAAAGGCGTTGAAGAAAACGAAAATGGCGTTATCGTTACTTATGAGGCTGGTGGCGAAGAGAAAACAGTTGAAGCGGATTACGTATTAGTAACTGTAGGTCGTCGTCCAAACACGAACGAAATCGGCTTAGAAGAAATCGGTATTAAATTTGCAGAGCGCGGTTTATTAGAAGTTGACAACCAAGGTCGTACTTCTGTACCAAACATCTATGCAATCGGTGACATCGTTGCTGGTCCACAACTTGCACACAAAGCTTCTTACGAAGGTAAAGTTGCTGCAGAAGCAATCGCTGGTGAACCTTCAATCGTTGATTACTTAGCAATTCCAGCAGTATGCTTCACAGATCCTGAAATGGCAACTGTAGGTTACTCTGAAGAGCAAGCAAAACAAGAAGGTATCGAAGTAAAAGCTGCAAAATTCCCATTCGCTGCTAACGGTCGTGCACTAGCATTAAATGCTACTGACGGTTTCGTTAAATTAGTAGCGCGTAAAGAAGACGGCCTACTTATCGGTGCTCAAATCGTTGGTGTTGGTGCTTCTGACATGATCGCTGAAATGGCAACTGCTATTGAAGCGGGTATGACTGCAGAAGATATCGCATTAACAATCCATGCTCACCCAACTTTAGGTGAAATTACGATGGAAGCTGCCGAAGTATTACTAGGCAACCCAATCCACATCGTAGCAAAATAA
- a CDS encoding LrgB family protein → MQQFLLILFIISSTVLLFILLNKLYLKIGNPFLLPILTVTCLTVIVLLVFNIPYETYMEGGAWISKMLGPAVVALAFPLYNQRQTIFNYKYSIVTSIFVSMIAGLVSVVALLLLFGASKTFLLTSLPKSLTTPVAMQVSEGIGGIAPLTVVLVMVAGFTGAIVGPVVFKVCKIDTAISRGVAMGSASHGVGLTKLKEYSEEDLSIGSLSMGLSAVVGAFVIPFIAMFLF, encoded by the coding sequence GTGCAACAATTTCTACTAATTCTCTTTATCATAAGTAGCACGGTGCTGTTATTTATACTGTTGAACAAATTGTATTTAAAAATAGGGAATCCATTTTTACTACCGATTTTAACGGTTACTTGTCTTACTGTAATCGTACTTTTAGTATTTAATATCCCCTATGAAACGTATATGGAAGGTGGTGCGTGGATTTCTAAAATGCTTGGACCAGCTGTTGTTGCACTCGCATTTCCACTTTATAACCAACGACAAACCATTTTTAACTATAAATACTCGATTGTAACGAGTATTTTCGTGTCGATGATTGCGGGGTTAGTTAGTGTTGTTGCATTACTGCTGTTATTTGGCGCAAGTAAGACGTTTTTATTAACATCCCTACCAAAATCACTGACAACACCTGTTGCCATGCAAGTGAGTGAGGGTATTGGAGGCATTGCACCACTGACTGTTGTCTTAGTAATGGTAGCAGGATTTACGGGCGCAATCGTAGGACCAGTTGTTTTTAAAGTTTGTAAAATTGATACAGCGATTAGTCGAGGTGTAGCGATGGGGAGTGCTTCTCATGGTGTTGGGTTAACAAAGCTAAAAGAATATAGCGAAGAAGATTTATCGATTGGCTCTTTATCGATGGGATTGAGCGCGGTTGTCGGGGCATTTGTTATTCCATTTATCGCGATGTTTCTATTTTAA
- a CDS encoding dihydrolipoamide acetyltransferase family protein — MAFTFRLPDIGEGIHEGEIVKWFVKPGDQVKEDDILAEVQNDKAVVEIPSPVDGTVEEIFVEEGTVAIVGDALIRFDAPGYEDLKLKGDDHHDANEAAKTEAQVQATAEAGQDVKKQEVAKIDAPKAEAPAEVAQPTSNKRIIAMPSVRKYAREKSVDIQQVTGSGKNGRIVKEDIESFLNGGAQAVEAEEVTTQEVTGAVETTTAPVVLEGEFPETREKMSGIRKAIAKAMVHSKHTAPHVTLMDEVDVTELVAHRKQFKDIAAEQGVKLTYLPYVVKALISTLRKFPEFNRSLDDATQEIIQKHYYNIGIAADTEKGLLVPVLKHADRKSVFGLSAEINELAVKARDGKLAPHEMKGASMSITNIGSAGGQWFTPVINHPEVAILGIGRISEKPVIKNGEIVAAHVLALSLSFDHRMIDGATAQNALNHLKRLLSEPQLLLMEA, encoded by the coding sequence ATGGCATTTACGTTCCGTTTACCAGATATTGGAGAAGGTATTCATGAAGGCGAAATCGTGAAGTGGTTTGTGAAACCAGGCGATCAAGTAAAAGAAGATGATATTTTAGCTGAAGTACAAAATGATAAAGCGGTCGTAGAAATTCCTTCACCAGTAGATGGTACTGTAGAAGAAATTTTTGTCGAAGAAGGTACTGTCGCAATTGTAGGTGACGCCCTTATTCGCTTTGACGCACCAGGCTATGAAGATTTAAAACTAAAAGGTGACGATCACCACGACGCAAACGAAGCAGCGAAAACAGAAGCCCAAGTACAAGCGACTGCAGAAGCGGGTCAAGATGTGAAAAAGCAAGAAGTTGCTAAAATTGACGCACCAAAAGCTGAAGCTCCTGCTGAAGTAGCGCAACCAACTTCAAACAAGCGCATCATTGCTATGCCATCTGTGCGTAAGTATGCACGTGAAAAAAGTGTCGATATTCAGCAGGTAACGGGCTCAGGTAAAAATGGACGTATCGTAAAAGAAGATATCGAAAGCTTCTTAAATGGTGGCGCACAAGCAGTTGAAGCTGAGGAAGTAACAACACAAGAAGTGACGGGAGCGGTTGAAACAACAACAGCACCAGTTGTTCTTGAAGGTGAATTCCCAGAAACACGCGAAAAAATGAGTGGGATCCGCAAAGCAATCGCAAAAGCAATGGTCCACTCGAAGCATACAGCACCACACGTTACATTAATGGATGAAGTGGATGTAACAGAACTTGTTGCACATCGTAAACAATTTAAGGATATCGCGGCAGAGCAAGGTGTTAAATTAACGTATTTACCGTACGTTGTGAAAGCTTTAATCTCGACTTTACGTAAATTCCCTGAATTTAACCGTTCGTTAGATGACGCGACACAAGAAATTATTCAAAAACATTACTATAATATTGGTATCGCTGCCGATACTGAGAAAGGTTTATTAGTCCCTGTACTAAAGCATGCTGATCGCAAATCAGTATTTGGCTTATCTGCAGAAATTAATGAGCTTGCTGTAAAGGCACGTGATGGTAAGCTAGCACCGCACGAAATGAAAGGTGCGTCTATGTCGATTACAAACATCGGTTCGGCAGGTGGGCAATGGTTTACACCAGTGATTAACCACCCGGAAGTAGCCATTTTAGGAATTGGGCGTATTTCAGAGAAACCCGTAATAAAAAATGGTGAAATTGTAGCAGCACATGTGTTAGCATTATCATTGAGCTTTGATCATCGTATGATCGATGGAGCGACTGCACAAAACGCTTTAAATCATTTAAAACGTTTATTAAGTGAGCCGCAACTTTTATTAATGGAGGCGTAA
- a CDS encoding CidA/LrgA family holin-like protein, whose translation MNFVRTIAQIGIIILFYLVGQAIVDFTGMIIPGSIIGLVLLWLALFFKVLNVKYIQKGASFLLAFLTLFFIPSTVAVINYPELLTVSGGLLIVAVIVSTLISLAVTGKVSQFIEKKEQQKKEEKDGATISTNSLYHK comes from the coding sequence ATGAATTTTGTAAGAACAATTGCTCAGATTGGTATTATCATCTTGTTTTACTTAGTTGGACAAGCAATTGTAGACTTTACGGGTATGATTATTCCAGGTAGTATCATCGGTTTAGTGTTATTGTGGCTAGCGTTATTTTTTAAGGTGTTGAATGTAAAATACATACAGAAAGGTGCTAGTTTTTTACTGGCTTTTTTAACATTATTTTTTATTCCGTCAACGGTAGCCGTCATTAATTATCCAGAGCTGTTAACTGTATCAGGGGGACTTTTAATCGTGGCGGTTATTGTCAGTACGCTGATTTCGCTCGCAGTAACAGGTAAAGTGAGTCAGTTTATTGAAAAGAAGGAGCAGCAAAAAAAGGAGGAGAAGGACGGTGCAACAATTTCTACTAATTCTCTTTATCATAAGTAG